In a single window of the Lasioglossum baleicum chromosome 10, iyLasBale1, whole genome shotgun sequence genome:
- the LOC143213091 gene encoding uncharacterized protein LOC143213091 isoform X1 gives MGAAGSSNVAPPPPTTPLRSQTEDTFIYGTEESCCPEYTNGNIRQRTRTSEFDVGEEPRSQGPSPYATLRGEEWWSQRPSAPSLSNLRAGRRETLLTYAQMTGWQTAERHGPSFTQHHEEAMEFSRAISQLAMANQQLASAHTATLAHLEELYKELRKEQEYRRRGSLNEAASKRLTKETDDDEERQRLELRIDRLENLLAENWDGPQGRQRGLRQEEDKRFRSRTDRLELKPPGLEDARQERASIFSMENQRTDDIDVVRDRVASIDLPERHLKCQHTADAMADGYRTSSIHRVYSDAATVGLRSDDGTDRPRVNRHLEKHESRMEGEEEQTENSKVNKLMEEIERLKAERLEGRCTNQRLASQLDEQKALVAKLTKDYETSKSSYEELESSLTTLREEYDALTAKFDIATHENKRLFDEISAFNAEKVTAEARISSLEQDLQMSLMEKEQIKSIESQKTSKLKAQLSEEVSDKKKQIKALEDALDEIQRLKETIKTEKKGDDDDASKQDIDPIDTMANSQVSPPVDRATNIEEFKKELTLKREARQRAIAAVSSEMERLRRELDAEKEAHSETSRVLDLLRSAQNDSQTQAQGGKADGSIKRSRFRDPKPDEQELAMKRVEAQRLTHILKVSDELRNDVRFQIEKVDDLRYHLETEPDQHRYRIRCLTDVTNNTREAVLDRERCANELKDHLAQILVRLGDRSFLEIKDDVGLECERQLENINSLKSLYNERLKVLTELKDAAIREVGDVKDRLNHSLKKSECLEEDLRIADEKIDAQDTEISNLESQLGLTKADCRDLQNQMSLINGLFTQILLGASSADMDLDRLTQLLQENHDLISDIAREESTEAAALPKLLLDLVEQVEGSKGSPKRVDGENGIENETEKKDEDLQQEEIAHNLPKVWRVLLELLSCHAEGAQTVSVATSSDPNSCYKSVDTPAGPRLVISVSKTYIRLKDLILEKKHLEKEMNRMKQLNSHLESKLGEQEKRLSTVSAELSKTWTIVDRMQAQHQQLHTHERILRYELQQKRKMLQELKQELEYCREKWESARQKNTNTELEWRSLRREFAARKALAVHDSFNNSAESGFSDERGDDTDEEEDNSVEERIRLGPRRRPRKESPRVPSPDTESEQPTDTELSEPKTSSSPTLEQRTPSPETETELGEVEAAETVLNDVSEDVQEVPHLVSENSEESLDTLDQALTNVIQNLIEINESSTGPADFENSIGEPIIVEIVGESESSANSTTEDPMIEPCNPEVHSPEALKTVDHSLGDCLEVNVCEQEELLPVVPEDVERLTAVDGEKAKNEEPPSSSVCFVPTVTSPASTQPVFSIGPFPSSNATPSIVKIVQFSEPLIVGPSNPFFAPVFGAMSDTDMFSSSFDSSASISPSMRQEVESKSSEKRSARSTESVIDSDSVSVDSSSSLETVKEFPAVEIALATSSVEAEKKESLEMLRKEDTKPATPKTRSPEEALAAREDRLKRLEEQAKWLMNKMNATSRRGSALSTRLEELHEAYGEPPAPPPMPDILPSHRLRTNLADLPRQVPESSSTEDVENTRKPVSDNNSNESSSSKAP, from the exons ATGGGCGCGGCTGGCAGTAGTAACGTTGCACCTCCTCCGCCGACGACGCCATTGAGATCGCAGACCGAAGATACATTTATCTATGGGACAGAGGAATCCTGCTGTCCAGAGTACACGAACGGAAATATACGACAAAGGACGAGGACCAGCGAGTTCGACGTGGGTGAAGAACCTCGATCGCAG GGTCCCAGTCCTTATGCGACCTTGAGGGGCGAAGAATGGTGGAGTCAGAGGCCATCCGCGCCGAGTTTGTCCAATTTGCGGGCTGGTCGTCGCGAGACTCTG TTGACGTACGCGCAGATGACAGGTTGGCAGACGGCCGAGCGTCACGGCCCTTCGTTCACGCAGCACCACGAAGAAGCGATGGAGTTCTCGCGTGCGATTTCGCAGCTCGCGATGGCGAATCAGCAGCTGGCTTCCGCGCACACGGCTACGTTGGCACATTTAGAGGAATTGTATAAAGAACTGCGGAAGGAGCAAGAATACAGGAGACGGGGGTCCTTGAATGAAGCAGCGAGCAAAAGACTGACGAAGGAGACGGACGACGACGAAGAGAGACAAAGGTTAGAGCTGAGGATCGACCGGCTGGAGAATCTTCTTGCGGAGAACTGGGACGGTCCTCAGGGTCGGCAAAGAGGTCTCCGACAGGAAGAGGACAAAAGGTTTCGATCCAGGACAGACAGGTTGGAATTAAAGCCCCCAGGACTTGAAGATGCTCGGCAAGAACGCGCGAGTATCTTCTCGATGGAAAATCAGAGGACGGATGACATTGACGTCGTACGAGATAGGGTTGCGAGCATCGATTTACCTGAACGTCATTTAAAATGTCAGCACACGGCAGACGCAATGGCAGACGGGTATCGAACCAGTTCTATTCATAGAGTATACAGCGATGCGGCGACGGTCGGCTTGAGATCCGACGACGGAACAGATCGCCCGAGGGTGAATCGGCATTTAGAGAAACACGAAAGCAGAATGGAGGGCGAAGAAGAGCAGACGGAAAACTCGAAGGTAAACAAACTGATGGAGGAAATCGAGAGATTAAAGGCTGAACGGTTGGAGGGTCGCTGCACCAACCAGAGGCTCGCGAGCCAGCTGGATGAACAAAAGGCATTGGTCGCGAAGCTGACCAAAGATTATGAG ACGTCAAAGTCAAGTTACGAGGAGTTAGAATCTAGTTTGACGACCCTCCGAGAAGAATACGACGCTCTCACGGCGAAGTTCGACATAGCTACGCACGAGAACAAGAGGTTGTTCGATGAGATTAGCGCGTTCAACGCTGAAAAAGTCACTGCCGAAGCTAGGATCTCTAGCTTGGAGCAAGATCTACAGATGTCGTTGATGGAGAAGGAGCAAATTAAGAGCATCGAGAGTCAGAAGACATCGAAATTAAAGGCGCAATTGTCCGAGGAGGTGTCGGACAAGAAGAAGCAGATAAAAGCTCTCGAGGACGCTTTGGACGAGATTCAAAGACTGAAGGAGACTATCAAGACTGAGAAGaagggcgacgacgacgacgcttcGAAGCAAGATATTG ACCCGATTGACACGATGGCCAATTCCCAAGTGAGTCCACCGGTGGATCGCGCGACAAATATCGAAGAATTCAAGAAAGAGTTGACGCTGAAGAGAGAAGCTAGGCAGAGAGCGATCGCAGCTGTTTCGTCCGAAATGGAACGGCTCAGACGAGAATTGGACGCGGAGAAAGAGGCTCATTCCGAGACGTCTAGGGTCTTAGATCTGCTGAGGTCCGCTCAGAACGATTCGCAGACTCAGGCACAAGGTGGCAAAGCTGATGGGAGTATCAAGAGATCCAGGTTCCGAGATCCGAAGCCGGATGAACAGGAATTGGCAATGAAACGAGTAGAAGCTCAACGATTGACGCACATATTGAAG GTCTCCGACGAGCTTCGGAACGACGTCCGCTTCCAGATCGAGAAAGTGGACGACCTGCGTTATCATTTGGAAACCGAGCCCGATCAGCATCGCTACCGCATTCGCTGTTTGACAGACGTAACCAATAACACGCGAGAGGCTGTTCTCGATCGCGAAAGATGTGCCAACGAGTTGAAGGATCATCTCGCGCAGATTCTAGTCCGATTAGGAGACAGAAGCTTCTTAGAGATAAAGGACGACGTTGGCCTGGAGTGCGAACGTCAGCTGGAGAACATCAATAGCCTGAAAAGTCTCTACAACGAGAGGCTGAAAGTGCTGACCGAGTTGAAGGACGCGGCGATCAGGGAAGTCGGGGACGTGAAGGATCGATTGAATCACTCTTTGAAGAAGTCCGAATGCCTGGAAGAGGACTTGAGGATAGCTGACGAGAAG ATTGACGCTCAGGATACGGAGATATCTAATCTGGAATCACAGCTGGGACTCACCAAGGCAGATTGCAGGGACCTACAGAATCAGATGTCGCTGATCAATGGACTATTCACGCAGATACTCCTGGGTGCATCCTCTGCTGACATGGATCTCGATCGATTGACTCAGTTACTTCAG GAGAATCATGATCTAATAAGTGACATAGCGAGGGAGGAAAGCACCGAGGCTGCGGCTCTGCCCAAGTTGCTCCTGGACCTAGTGGAGCAAGTTGAGGGCAGCAAAGGCTCCCCGAAACGCGTCGATGGGGAAAATGGAATCGAGAATGAGACAGAGAAGAAAGACGAAGACCTACAACAGGAGGAGATTGCTCATAATCTGCCCAAG GTCTGGCGCGTTTTGCTGGAATTACTGAGCTGCCACGCCGAAGGGGCTCAAACCGTGTCAGTGGCAACGTCCTCGGACCCTAACAGTTGCTATAAGTCTGTGGACACTCCGGCTGGACCGAGATTAGTGATATCAGTTAGCAAAACGTATATTCGTTTGAAGGATTTGATCCTGGAGAAGAAACACTTGGAAAAGGAGATGAATAGGATGAAGCAACTGAATTCACACTTGGAAAGCAAGCTTGGGGAGCAG GAAAAGAGATTGTCAACAGTGTCAGCGGAACTCAGCAAAACTTGGACCATCGTGGATCGAATGCAGGCGCAGCATCAACAGTTGCACACGCACGAGAGGATCCTGCGGTACGAGCTGCAACAGAAACGAAAAATGCTGCAGGAACTGAAGCAAGAGTTGGAATACTGTCGCGAGAAATGGGAGTCTGCTAGGCAGAAGAACACTAACACGGAATTAGAGTGGAGAAGCTTGCGACGGGAATTCGCTGCGAGAAAAGCTTTGGCTGTTCATGACTCGTTCAATAACAG TGCTGAGAGTGGGTTCAGCGACGAACGAGGTGACGACACGGACGAGGAAGAGGATAACTCGGTCGAAGAACGAATCAGGCTGGGTCCACGCAGAAGACCGCGAAAG GAGAGTCCTCGAGTACCATCACCAGACACAGAATCGGAACAGCCAACCGACACCGAACTCTCAGAACCGAAGACAAGTTCCTCGCCAACCTTAGAACAACGAACGCCCAGTCCAGAAACGGAAACTGAGCTGGGCGAGGTTGAAGCAGCAGAGACCGTCTTGAACGACGTGTCTGAAGATGTGCAAGAAGTACCA CACCTGGTATCGGAGAACTCGGAGGAGTCTCTGGACACGTTAGATCAAGCTCTAACGAACGTGATTCAGAACCTGATAGAGATCAACGAATCGAGTACAGGACCAGCAGACTTCGAAAATTCGATCGGTGAACCGATCATCGTTGAAATCGTCGGGGAAAGTGAGTCTTCAGCAAATTCTACCACGGAAGATCCAATGATCGAACCCTGCAACCCAGAAGTACATAGTCCGGAGGCGTTGAAGACAGTTGATCACAGTCTCGGCGACTGTCTCGAGGTGAACGTTTGCGAGCAGGAAGAACTGCTGCCGGTTGTCCCCGAAGATGTTGAGAGATTAACTGCAGTGGACGGTGAGAAAGCAAAGAACGAAGAACCCCCGAGCTCGTCTGTGTGTTTCGTACCCACCGTGACTAGTCCAGCCAGCACGCAGCCTGTATTCTCTATTGGACCCTTCCCCTCGTCTAACGCAACACCTTCGATCGTGAAAATCGTCCAGTTCAGCGAGCCGCTGATCGTCGGTCCGTCTAATCCGTTTTTTGCTCCAGTGTTTGGCGCGATGTCGGACACGGACATGTTCTCCTCCTCGTTCGACTCGTCCGCGTCGATTTCGCCGAGCATGCGTCAGGAGGTCGAGTCCAAGAGTTCCGAGAAACGCAGTGCTAGGTCCACGGAAAGTGTCATCGACTCGGACAGCGTTTCAGTGGACTCGTCATCGAGTTTGGAAACTGTCAAAGAGTTCCCTGCCGTGGAGATAGCGCTGGCGACTTCGTCGGTCGAAGCTGAGAAGAAAGAGAGCTTGGAGATGCTGAGGAAAGAGGATACTAAGCCAGCTACGCCGAAGACTAGGTCTCCAGAAGAAGCTCTAGCTGCTAGGGAAGATAGGCTGAAGAGGTTGGAGGAGCAAGCCAAGTGGTTGATGAACAAAATGAATGCTACTAGCAGGAGAGGGTCTGCGTTGAGCACCAGGCTCGAAGAGTTGCACGAGGCTTATGGGGAACCTCCTGCACCACCACCCATGCCAGATATCCTCCCCAGCCACAGGTTGAGGACCAATTTGGCGGATCTACCTCGACAG GTACCTGAATCATCATCCACTGAAGACGTTGAAAATACTAGGAAACCTGTCTCGGACAACAATTCCAACGAATCATCGTCGAGTAAAGCGCCTTAA
- the LOC143213091 gene encoding uncharacterized protein LOC143213091 isoform X2 → MTGWQTAERHGPSFTQHHEEAMEFSRAISQLAMANQQLASAHTATLAHLEELYKELRKEQEYRRRGSLNEAASKRLTKETDDDEERQRLELRIDRLENLLAENWDGPQGRQRGLRQEEDKRFRSRTDRLELKPPGLEDARQERASIFSMENQRTDDIDVVRDRVASIDLPERHLKCQHTADAMADGYRTSSIHRVYSDAATVGLRSDDGTDRPRVNRHLEKHESRMEGEEEQTENSKVNKLMEEIERLKAERLEGRCTNQRLASQLDEQKALVAKLTKDYETSKSSYEELESSLTTLREEYDALTAKFDIATHENKRLFDEISAFNAEKVTAEARISSLEQDLQMSLMEKEQIKSIESQKTSKLKAQLSEEVSDKKKQIKALEDALDEIQRLKETIKTEKKGDDDDASKQDIDPIDTMANSQVSPPVDRATNIEEFKKELTLKREARQRAIAAVSSEMERLRRELDAEKEAHSETSRVLDLLRSAQNDSQTQAQGGKADGSIKRSRFRDPKPDEQELAMKRVEAQRLTHILKVSDELRNDVRFQIEKVDDLRYHLETEPDQHRYRIRCLTDVTNNTREAVLDRERCANELKDHLAQILVRLGDRSFLEIKDDVGLECERQLENINSLKSLYNERLKVLTELKDAAIREVGDVKDRLNHSLKKSECLEEDLRIADEKIDAQDTEISNLESQLGLTKADCRDLQNQMSLINGLFTQILLGASSADMDLDRLTQLLQENHDLISDIAREESTEAAALPKLLLDLVEQVEGSKGSPKRVDGENGIENETEKKDEDLQQEEIAHNLPKVWRVLLELLSCHAEGAQTVSVATSSDPNSCYKSVDTPAGPRLVISVSKTYIRLKDLILEKKHLEKEMNRMKQLNSHLESKLGEQEKRLSTVSAELSKTWTIVDRMQAQHQQLHTHERILRYELQQKRKMLQELKQELEYCREKWESARQKNTNTELEWRSLRREFAARKALAVHDSFNNSAESGFSDERGDDTDEEEDNSVEERIRLGPRRRPRKESPRVPSPDTESEQPTDTELSEPKTSSSPTLEQRTPSPETETELGEVEAAETVLNDVSEDVQEVPHLVSENSEESLDTLDQALTNVIQNLIEINESSTGPADFENSIGEPIIVEIVGESESSANSTTEDPMIEPCNPEVHSPEALKTVDHSLGDCLEVNVCEQEELLPVVPEDVERLTAVDGEKAKNEEPPSSSVCFVPTVTSPASTQPVFSIGPFPSSNATPSIVKIVQFSEPLIVGPSNPFFAPVFGAMSDTDMFSSSFDSSASISPSMRQEVESKSSEKRSARSTESVIDSDSVSVDSSSSLETVKEFPAVEIALATSSVEAEKKESLEMLRKEDTKPATPKTRSPEEALAAREDRLKRLEEQAKWLMNKMNATSRRGSALSTRLEELHEAYGEPPAPPPMPDILPSHRLRTNLADLPRQVPESSSTEDVENTRKPVSDNNSNESSSSKAP, encoded by the exons ATGACAGGTTGGCAGACGGCCGAGCGTCACGGCCCTTCGTTCACGCAGCACCACGAAGAAGCGATGGAGTTCTCGCGTGCGATTTCGCAGCTCGCGATGGCGAATCAGCAGCTGGCTTCCGCGCACACGGCTACGTTGGCACATTTAGAGGAATTGTATAAAGAACTGCGGAAGGAGCAAGAATACAGGAGACGGGGGTCCTTGAATGAAGCAGCGAGCAAAAGACTGACGAAGGAGACGGACGACGACGAAGAGAGACAAAGGTTAGAGCTGAGGATCGACCGGCTGGAGAATCTTCTTGCGGAGAACTGGGACGGTCCTCAGGGTCGGCAAAGAGGTCTCCGACAGGAAGAGGACAAAAGGTTTCGATCCAGGACAGACAGGTTGGAATTAAAGCCCCCAGGACTTGAAGATGCTCGGCAAGAACGCGCGAGTATCTTCTCGATGGAAAATCAGAGGACGGATGACATTGACGTCGTACGAGATAGGGTTGCGAGCATCGATTTACCTGAACGTCATTTAAAATGTCAGCACACGGCAGACGCAATGGCAGACGGGTATCGAACCAGTTCTATTCATAGAGTATACAGCGATGCGGCGACGGTCGGCTTGAGATCCGACGACGGAACAGATCGCCCGAGGGTGAATCGGCATTTAGAGAAACACGAAAGCAGAATGGAGGGCGAAGAAGAGCAGACGGAAAACTCGAAGGTAAACAAACTGATGGAGGAAATCGAGAGATTAAAGGCTGAACGGTTGGAGGGTCGCTGCACCAACCAGAGGCTCGCGAGCCAGCTGGATGAACAAAAGGCATTGGTCGCGAAGCTGACCAAAGATTATGAG ACGTCAAAGTCAAGTTACGAGGAGTTAGAATCTAGTTTGACGACCCTCCGAGAAGAATACGACGCTCTCACGGCGAAGTTCGACATAGCTACGCACGAGAACAAGAGGTTGTTCGATGAGATTAGCGCGTTCAACGCTGAAAAAGTCACTGCCGAAGCTAGGATCTCTAGCTTGGAGCAAGATCTACAGATGTCGTTGATGGAGAAGGAGCAAATTAAGAGCATCGAGAGTCAGAAGACATCGAAATTAAAGGCGCAATTGTCCGAGGAGGTGTCGGACAAGAAGAAGCAGATAAAAGCTCTCGAGGACGCTTTGGACGAGATTCAAAGACTGAAGGAGACTATCAAGACTGAGAAGaagggcgacgacgacgacgcttcGAAGCAAGATATTG ACCCGATTGACACGATGGCCAATTCCCAAGTGAGTCCACCGGTGGATCGCGCGACAAATATCGAAGAATTCAAGAAAGAGTTGACGCTGAAGAGAGAAGCTAGGCAGAGAGCGATCGCAGCTGTTTCGTCCGAAATGGAACGGCTCAGACGAGAATTGGACGCGGAGAAAGAGGCTCATTCCGAGACGTCTAGGGTCTTAGATCTGCTGAGGTCCGCTCAGAACGATTCGCAGACTCAGGCACAAGGTGGCAAAGCTGATGGGAGTATCAAGAGATCCAGGTTCCGAGATCCGAAGCCGGATGAACAGGAATTGGCAATGAAACGAGTAGAAGCTCAACGATTGACGCACATATTGAAG GTCTCCGACGAGCTTCGGAACGACGTCCGCTTCCAGATCGAGAAAGTGGACGACCTGCGTTATCATTTGGAAACCGAGCCCGATCAGCATCGCTACCGCATTCGCTGTTTGACAGACGTAACCAATAACACGCGAGAGGCTGTTCTCGATCGCGAAAGATGTGCCAACGAGTTGAAGGATCATCTCGCGCAGATTCTAGTCCGATTAGGAGACAGAAGCTTCTTAGAGATAAAGGACGACGTTGGCCTGGAGTGCGAACGTCAGCTGGAGAACATCAATAGCCTGAAAAGTCTCTACAACGAGAGGCTGAAAGTGCTGACCGAGTTGAAGGACGCGGCGATCAGGGAAGTCGGGGACGTGAAGGATCGATTGAATCACTCTTTGAAGAAGTCCGAATGCCTGGAAGAGGACTTGAGGATAGCTGACGAGAAG ATTGACGCTCAGGATACGGAGATATCTAATCTGGAATCACAGCTGGGACTCACCAAGGCAGATTGCAGGGACCTACAGAATCAGATGTCGCTGATCAATGGACTATTCACGCAGATACTCCTGGGTGCATCCTCTGCTGACATGGATCTCGATCGATTGACTCAGTTACTTCAG GAGAATCATGATCTAATAAGTGACATAGCGAGGGAGGAAAGCACCGAGGCTGCGGCTCTGCCCAAGTTGCTCCTGGACCTAGTGGAGCAAGTTGAGGGCAGCAAAGGCTCCCCGAAACGCGTCGATGGGGAAAATGGAATCGAGAATGAGACAGAGAAGAAAGACGAAGACCTACAACAGGAGGAGATTGCTCATAATCTGCCCAAG GTCTGGCGCGTTTTGCTGGAATTACTGAGCTGCCACGCCGAAGGGGCTCAAACCGTGTCAGTGGCAACGTCCTCGGACCCTAACAGTTGCTATAAGTCTGTGGACACTCCGGCTGGACCGAGATTAGTGATATCAGTTAGCAAAACGTATATTCGTTTGAAGGATTTGATCCTGGAGAAGAAACACTTGGAAAAGGAGATGAATAGGATGAAGCAACTGAATTCACACTTGGAAAGCAAGCTTGGGGAGCAG GAAAAGAGATTGTCAACAGTGTCAGCGGAACTCAGCAAAACTTGGACCATCGTGGATCGAATGCAGGCGCAGCATCAACAGTTGCACACGCACGAGAGGATCCTGCGGTACGAGCTGCAACAGAAACGAAAAATGCTGCAGGAACTGAAGCAAGAGTTGGAATACTGTCGCGAGAAATGGGAGTCTGCTAGGCAGAAGAACACTAACACGGAATTAGAGTGGAGAAGCTTGCGACGGGAATTCGCTGCGAGAAAAGCTTTGGCTGTTCATGACTCGTTCAATAACAG TGCTGAGAGTGGGTTCAGCGACGAACGAGGTGACGACACGGACGAGGAAGAGGATAACTCGGTCGAAGAACGAATCAGGCTGGGTCCACGCAGAAGACCGCGAAAG GAGAGTCCTCGAGTACCATCACCAGACACAGAATCGGAACAGCCAACCGACACCGAACTCTCAGAACCGAAGACAAGTTCCTCGCCAACCTTAGAACAACGAACGCCCAGTCCAGAAACGGAAACTGAGCTGGGCGAGGTTGAAGCAGCAGAGACCGTCTTGAACGACGTGTCTGAAGATGTGCAAGAAGTACCA CACCTGGTATCGGAGAACTCGGAGGAGTCTCTGGACACGTTAGATCAAGCTCTAACGAACGTGATTCAGAACCTGATAGAGATCAACGAATCGAGTACAGGACCAGCAGACTTCGAAAATTCGATCGGTGAACCGATCATCGTTGAAATCGTCGGGGAAAGTGAGTCTTCAGCAAATTCTACCACGGAAGATCCAATGATCGAACCCTGCAACCCAGAAGTACATAGTCCGGAGGCGTTGAAGACAGTTGATCACAGTCTCGGCGACTGTCTCGAGGTGAACGTTTGCGAGCAGGAAGAACTGCTGCCGGTTGTCCCCGAAGATGTTGAGAGATTAACTGCAGTGGACGGTGAGAAAGCAAAGAACGAAGAACCCCCGAGCTCGTCTGTGTGTTTCGTACCCACCGTGACTAGTCCAGCCAGCACGCAGCCTGTATTCTCTATTGGACCCTTCCCCTCGTCTAACGCAACACCTTCGATCGTGAAAATCGTCCAGTTCAGCGAGCCGCTGATCGTCGGTCCGTCTAATCCGTTTTTTGCTCCAGTGTTTGGCGCGATGTCGGACACGGACATGTTCTCCTCCTCGTTCGACTCGTCCGCGTCGATTTCGCCGAGCATGCGTCAGGAGGTCGAGTCCAAGAGTTCCGAGAAACGCAGTGCTAGGTCCACGGAAAGTGTCATCGACTCGGACAGCGTTTCAGTGGACTCGTCATCGAGTTTGGAAACTGTCAAAGAGTTCCCTGCCGTGGAGATAGCGCTGGCGACTTCGTCGGTCGAAGCTGAGAAGAAAGAGAGCTTGGAGATGCTGAGGAAAGAGGATACTAAGCCAGCTACGCCGAAGACTAGGTCTCCAGAAGAAGCTCTAGCTGCTAGGGAAGATAGGCTGAAGAGGTTGGAGGAGCAAGCCAAGTGGTTGATGAACAAAATGAATGCTACTAGCAGGAGAGGGTCTGCGTTGAGCACCAGGCTCGAAGAGTTGCACGAGGCTTATGGGGAACCTCCTGCACCACCACCCATGCCAGATATCCTCCCCAGCCACAGGTTGAGGACCAATTTGGCGGATCTACCTCGACAG GTACCTGAATCATCATCCACTGAAGACGTTGAAAATACTAGGAAACCTGTCTCGGACAACAATTCCAACGAATCATCGTCGAGTAAAGCGCCTTAA